A single window of Nicotiana sylvestris chromosome 5, ASM39365v2, whole genome shotgun sequence DNA harbors:
- the LOC104235634 gene encoding calcium-dependent lipid-binding protein-like isoform X1 — protein sequence MYSTETVRQNSKRKLKMGLISGILMGMIFGVGLMAAWKHMMRYRSTKRISKAVEVKLMGSLNRDDLKKMCGDNFPEWISFPVYEQVKWLNKQLSKLWPFVAEAAEAIIKESVEPLLEDYRPPGITSLKFSKLSLGTVAPKIEGIRVQSLKKDQITMDIDLRWGGDPNIVLGVQAAMVASIPIQLKDLQVFTVIRVIFQLAEDIPCISAIVVALLSEPKPRIDYTLKAVGGSLTALPGISDMIDDTVNSIVTDMLEWPHRIVVPIGGIPVDTSDLELKPQGKLIVTIVRANGLKNHEMIGKSDPYVVLYIRPLFKLKTKTIDNNLNPVWDQTFELIAEDKETQSLILEVFDKDIGQDQRMGVTKLPLNELETETPKEIELRLLPKLDMLKVKDKKDRGTITVKVLYHEFNKEEQLEALEAEKKILEERKRLKAEGVIGSTMDALDGAASIVGSGVGMVGTGIGAGAGIVGSGLGAVGSGLSKAGKFMGRTFTGQSSSSHARKRSGSSTPVNSLQENGGT from the exons ATGTACAGTACAGAAACGGTCAGACAAAACTCAAAAAG GAAATTAAAAATGGGGTTGATTTCTGGGATTCTGATGGGGATGATATTTGGAGTCGGTTTAATGGCGGCTTGGAAACATATGATGAGGTATCGAAGCACCAAGCGAATTTCCAAG GCAGTAGAGGTAAAACTAATGGGCTCCCTCAACAGGGATGATCTAAAGAAAATGTGTGGCGATAATTTTCCTGAATGGATATCGTTCCCAGTTTATGAACAG GTCAAATGGTTGAACAAACAATTGAGCAAACTGTGGCCATTTGTTGCCGAG GCAGCCGAGGCTATTATAAAAGAATCCGTTGAACCTCTTTTGGAAGATTATCGACCACCTGGGATAACTTCATTGAAGTTCAGCAAATTGTCCTTGGGAACTGTGGCACCTAAAATTGAAG GTATTCGTGTTCAAAGCCTTAAAAAAGATCAAATTACCATGGATATTGACCTTCGATGGGGTGGTGATCCCAATATCGTGTTAGGTGTGCAAGCTGCAATGGTTGCTTCTATACCCATTCAG TTGAAAGATCTTCAAGTCTTCACAGTTATTCGTGTTATCTTCCAACTAGCTGAGGATATTCCTTGCATCTCTGCTATTGTTGTTGCTTTACTTTCAGAG cCAAAGCCAAGAATTGACTATACTTTGAAGGCTGTTGGTGGTAGTTTAAcagctcttcctggaatttcgGATATGATTGAT GATACTGTAAATTCAATTGTCACAGATATGCTAGAATGGCCTCATAGAATTGTCGTTCCAATTGGTGGAATACCGGTGGATACTAG TGATTTGGAGCTTAAGCCACAGGGCAAGCTTATAGTGACCATAGTCAGGGCTAATGGCTTAAAGAATCATGAAATGATTGGAAAATCTGATCCATACGTAGTCTTATATATTCGCCCACTATTCAAGCTTAAGACGAAAACCATCGACAACAACCTAAATCCGGTCTGGGACCAGACATTTGAGTTAATTGCAGAAGATAAAGAGACGCAATCTCTTATCCTCGAG GTATTTGATAAAGACATAGGGCAAGACCAGCGAATGGGTGTTACAAAGTTGCCTCTGAATGAGCTGGAAACGGAGACCCCGAAAGAAATTGAATTAAGGTTACTGCCAAAACTTGACATGCTCAAAGTCAAAGACAAAAAAGATAGAGGAACTATCACAGTGAAG GTGTTGTATCATGAGTTTAACAAAGAAGAGCAGTTAGAAGCTCTGGAGGCAGAGAAGAAGATCCTAGAAGAAAGAAAGAGGCTAAAGGCAGAAGGGGTCATCGGCAGCACTATGGACGCCCTTGACGGGGCAGCATCAATCGTTGGTTCAGGAGTTGGAATGGTAGGCACGGGCATTGGTGCAGGCGCAGGAATAGTAGGAAGTGGTCTTGGAGCTGTTGGCAGTGGACTAAGCAAAGCTGGAAAGTTTATGGGAAGGACTTTCACAGGGCAGTCCAGCTCCAGCCATGCAAGGAAGAGGAGTGGTTCCTCTACTCCAGTAAACTCTCTTCAAGAAAATGGTGGTACATAG
- the LOC104235634 gene encoding calcium-dependent lipid-binding protein-like isoform X2: MGLISGILMGMIFGVGLMAAWKHMMRYRSTKRISKAVEVKLMGSLNRDDLKKMCGDNFPEWISFPVYEQVKWLNKQLSKLWPFVAEAAEAIIKESVEPLLEDYRPPGITSLKFSKLSLGTVAPKIEGIRVQSLKKDQITMDIDLRWGGDPNIVLGVQAAMVASIPIQLKDLQVFTVIRVIFQLAEDIPCISAIVVALLSEPKPRIDYTLKAVGGSLTALPGISDMIDDTVNSIVTDMLEWPHRIVVPIGGIPVDTSDLELKPQGKLIVTIVRANGLKNHEMIGKSDPYVVLYIRPLFKLKTKTIDNNLNPVWDQTFELIAEDKETQSLILEVFDKDIGQDQRMGVTKLPLNELETETPKEIELRLLPKLDMLKVKDKKDRGTITVKVLYHEFNKEEQLEALEAEKKILEERKRLKAEGVIGSTMDALDGAASIVGSGVGMVGTGIGAGAGIVGSGLGAVGSGLSKAGKFMGRTFTGQSSSSHARKRSGSSTPVNSLQENGGT; this comes from the exons ATGGGGTTGATTTCTGGGATTCTGATGGGGATGATATTTGGAGTCGGTTTAATGGCGGCTTGGAAACATATGATGAGGTATCGAAGCACCAAGCGAATTTCCAAG GCAGTAGAGGTAAAACTAATGGGCTCCCTCAACAGGGATGATCTAAAGAAAATGTGTGGCGATAATTTTCCTGAATGGATATCGTTCCCAGTTTATGAACAG GTCAAATGGTTGAACAAACAATTGAGCAAACTGTGGCCATTTGTTGCCGAG GCAGCCGAGGCTATTATAAAAGAATCCGTTGAACCTCTTTTGGAAGATTATCGACCACCTGGGATAACTTCATTGAAGTTCAGCAAATTGTCCTTGGGAACTGTGGCACCTAAAATTGAAG GTATTCGTGTTCAAAGCCTTAAAAAAGATCAAATTACCATGGATATTGACCTTCGATGGGGTGGTGATCCCAATATCGTGTTAGGTGTGCAAGCTGCAATGGTTGCTTCTATACCCATTCAG TTGAAAGATCTTCAAGTCTTCACAGTTATTCGTGTTATCTTCCAACTAGCTGAGGATATTCCTTGCATCTCTGCTATTGTTGTTGCTTTACTTTCAGAG cCAAAGCCAAGAATTGACTATACTTTGAAGGCTGTTGGTGGTAGTTTAAcagctcttcctggaatttcgGATATGATTGAT GATACTGTAAATTCAATTGTCACAGATATGCTAGAATGGCCTCATAGAATTGTCGTTCCAATTGGTGGAATACCGGTGGATACTAG TGATTTGGAGCTTAAGCCACAGGGCAAGCTTATAGTGACCATAGTCAGGGCTAATGGCTTAAAGAATCATGAAATGATTGGAAAATCTGATCCATACGTAGTCTTATATATTCGCCCACTATTCAAGCTTAAGACGAAAACCATCGACAACAACCTAAATCCGGTCTGGGACCAGACATTTGAGTTAATTGCAGAAGATAAAGAGACGCAATCTCTTATCCTCGAG GTATTTGATAAAGACATAGGGCAAGACCAGCGAATGGGTGTTACAAAGTTGCCTCTGAATGAGCTGGAAACGGAGACCCCGAAAGAAATTGAATTAAGGTTACTGCCAAAACTTGACATGCTCAAAGTCAAAGACAAAAAAGATAGAGGAACTATCACAGTGAAG GTGTTGTATCATGAGTTTAACAAAGAAGAGCAGTTAGAAGCTCTGGAGGCAGAGAAGAAGATCCTAGAAGAAAGAAAGAGGCTAAAGGCAGAAGGGGTCATCGGCAGCACTATGGACGCCCTTGACGGGGCAGCATCAATCGTTGGTTCAGGAGTTGGAATGGTAGGCACGGGCATTGGTGCAGGCGCAGGAATAGTAGGAAGTGGTCTTGGAGCTGTTGGCAGTGGACTAAGCAAAGCTGGAAAGTTTATGGGAAGGACTTTCACAGGGCAGTCCAGCTCCAGCCATGCAAGGAAGAGGAGTGGTTCCTCTACTCCAGTAAACTCTCTTCAAGAAAATGGTGGTACATAG